A single genomic interval of Chryseobacterium paludis harbors:
- a CDS encoding thioredoxin-like domain-containing protein, protein MKKLFILVNTEWLKIKGLGLVYLGLILGALIPLIGFLNQTFNPVFITAEDLPASVFESTITDTFKAFSLFFLLLYIIITANRIAQVDHKNNGWQLMETQPISKFQLYLSKYIVLLILGFLCIASYFIFSILFSLLDFYIHPSETKLLTFDLLWVVKTFTRLCFAILGVAAIQLCVSVAFPGFIWAFLVGILGLIVNMYSLVERASLPYIPYNSMYILSKSPNIRSLSHFVTYSEYLSLFWAIVFFIIGYFWYRGKSFKTAFLKSKKQIILSCIFVIVVSGAFFILEKPKAYYSEGSGILIKGKLSTDLKIDSIKIFSKDFHKKIGSAAVRDGIFLWETKQDLPFDEYSLEFGTKRIDFMMGDGDRFDFNIRCNTMHILYYLNSNRSAEQEYKNEEDGFGSEFSYAVDGQKYNDDPIQFYKLAQSDWKKNMKRLEYYTDSENHALSDEYKAYRKQLLAIQYLNEINNYRKMTSYDDPKFAPPASFLTELNTGIKNPTLLLSKNDDYIQYKLDQMLTDKDRLSNADSILFIKLNTLPNGINKDRLLTKHLVKSMELESDSLSRNQLFAKEIKELKDIDYQKLVESNFEQLNISQKGAPFLDLKLLDNKGKAHQLSQYRGKYVVIDLWATWCGPCKQIRPIFDTRSNQYRYYSNIQFISISLDQDKTKWVNYLKTKPSKVPQYWLSDAREFMNKYKIQTIPRFIIIDPDGKVFNLNSPFPDEDNFVEILDKLKKY, encoded by the coding sequence GTTTTTTGAATCAAACTTTTAACCCAGTATTTATTACTGCAGAAGATCTTCCAGCCTCCGTTTTTGAAAGCACTATAACCGATACTTTCAAAGCTTTTTCTCTTTTCTTTCTGCTGCTTTACATTATTATTACAGCAAATAGAATTGCTCAGGTGGATCATAAGAATAATGGTTGGCAACTTATGGAAACACAGCCGATCAGTAAATTTCAGCTGTATCTTTCTAAATATATTGTTCTCTTGATCTTAGGCTTTTTGTGTATAGCTTCTTACTTTATATTTAGTATTCTTTTTTCTTTATTGGATTTCTATATTCATCCCAGTGAAACAAAACTGCTTACTTTCGATTTGCTCTGGGTTGTGAAAACATTTACTAGGCTATGTTTCGCGATATTAGGTGTTGCAGCGATTCAACTATGTGTTTCTGTGGCTTTTCCCGGCTTTATTTGGGCTTTTTTAGTGGGGATTCTTGGACTCATTGTTAATATGTATTCTCTGGTTGAAAGAGCAAGTCTTCCATATATTCCATACAATTCCATGTATATTTTAAGTAAATCTCCTAACATAAGAAGTCTTAGTCATTTTGTTACATACAGCGAATATTTAAGCTTGTTTTGGGCGATTGTATTTTTTATAATAGGATATTTCTGGTATCGAGGAAAAAGTTTCAAAACTGCTTTTCTAAAAAGTAAAAAACAAATTATCCTTTCATGCATTTTTGTAATTGTGGTATCTGGGGCATTCTTTATTTTAGAAAAACCAAAAGCTTACTATAGTGAAGGTTCGGGAATTTTGATCAAAGGAAAATTGAGTACAGATCTGAAAATAGACTCCATAAAGATTTTCTCTAAAGATTTTCATAAAAAGATCGGAAGTGCTGCTGTAAGAGATGGGATCTTTTTATGGGAAACAAAACAAGATTTACCATTTGATGAATATAGTCTTGAATTTGGAACTAAAAGAATTGATTTTATGATGGGAGATGGGGATCGATTTGACTTTAATATTCGATGTAACACCATGCATATTCTTTATTATCTTAATTCTAACCGATCTGCAGAACAGGAGTACAAAAATGAGGAAGATGGCTTTGGATCTGAATTTTCTTATGCTGTGGATGGGCAGAAATATAATGATGATCCCATCCAATTTTATAAGCTGGCTCAATCTGACTGGAAAAAGAATATGAAAAGGCTTGAGTATTATACAGATTCCGAGAATCATGCACTTTCTGATGAATATAAAGCATACCGAAAGCAGTTGCTTGCTATTCAATATTTGAATGAGATTAATAATTATAGAAAAATGACTTCCTATGATGATCCTAAATTTGCTCCTCCAGCTTCCTTTCTGACAGAATTAAATACAGGAATTAAAAACCCAACTCTATTATTAAGCAAGAATGATGATTATATTCAATATAAACTTGATCAAATGCTTACTGATAAGGATAGATTATCAAATGCTGACAGTATTCTTTTTATAAAATTAAATACTCTGCCAAATGGAATTAATAAAGATCGTCTTTTAACAAAACATCTTGTTAAAAGTATGGAATTAGAATCTGATAGTCTTTCAAGAAATCAGCTCTTTGCAAAAGAGATTAAAGAATTAAAAGATATTGATTATCAGAAATTGGTTGAATCCAATTTCGAGCAGCTTAATATCTCTCAAAAAGGTGCTCCATTTTTAGATTTAAAACTCCTTGATAATAAAGGAAAAGCTCATCAACTATCTCAATACAGAGGAAAGTATGTGGTCATAGATCTGTGGGCGACATGGTGTGGACCATGTAAACAGATTCGTCCGATATTTGATACCCGAAGTAATCAGTATCGCTATTACAGCAATATTCAGTTTATTTCGATCAGTTTGGATCAGGATAAAACCAAGTGGGTGAATTATTTGAAAACAAAACCGTCGAAAGTGCCACAATATTGGTTATCAGACGCACGAGAGTTTATGAACAAGTATAAGATCCAGACAATTCCAAGATTTATTATCATAGATCCTGATGGAAAAGTTTTCAACCTAAATAGTCCATTTCCTGATGAAGATAATTTCGTAGAAATTTTAGATAAGCTCAAGAAGTATTAA
- the gldC gene encoding gliding motility protein GldC yields MRKTQITIDVELDENHIPELITWNAQDGGIEKEETKATMISVWDEKTMEALRIDLWTKEMPVDQMKMFIHQILVSLGNTYQRATGEEDVAQWIEQIAEEFAIKSAIKM; encoded by the coding sequence ATGAGAAAGACTCAGATAACGATAGACGTTGAATTGGATGAAAACCATATTCCTGAATTAATAACCTGGAATGCGCAGGATGGAGGAATTGAAAAGGAAGAGACTAAAGCAACAATGATTTCTGTTTGGGATGAAAAAACAATGGAAGCTTTAAGAATTGACCTTTGGACCAAGGAAATGCCTGTTGATCAGATGAAGATGTTCATCCACCAGATTTTAGTTTCTTTAGGAAATACCTACCAGAGAGCAACCGGAGAAGAGGATGTAGCACAATGGATTGAACAGATTGCAGAAGAGTTTGCCATAAAGTCCGCAATAAAAATGTAA
- a CDS encoding cystathionine gamma-synthase, translating into MNFNTKVIHGGQHHESATGSVNVPVFLTSTFAQKSPGVHSGYEYSRAANPTRQALEDSLASIENGARGLAFGSGLAAIDCVLKLLNPGDEVIAVDDLYGGTYRMFTRLFEKYQLKFTFVNFDDVSKIADVITDNTKLIWVETPTNPLMKLVDIKAVVEIAKGKDILVAVDNTFATPYIQRPIDLGADIVMHSATKYLGGHSDVIAGALIAKDAELGEKLHFIQFASGGILGPHDSYLVLRGIKTLALRMQRHSDNGLEVAKYLETHPAVDRVIYPGLESHAQYELAKSQMKEAGGMVSFTFKSGKKEDAIKFLERVKVFTLAESLGGVESLANHPALMTHASIPAEKRAELGITDDLVRLSVGIEDTEDLIGDLERAFS; encoded by the coding sequence ATGAATTTCAATACAAAAGTTATACACGGCGGACAACACCATGAGTCTGCAACAGGTTCTGTAAATGTTCCGGTATTTTTAACTTCTACTTTTGCACAAAAAAGTCCTGGAGTGCACTCTGGTTACGAATATTCAAGAGCAGCTAATCCAACAAGACAGGCTTTAGAGGATTCTTTAGCAAGTATCGAAAACGGAGCAAGAGGTCTTGCTTTCGGCTCTGGTCTTGCAGCCATCGACTGTGTTTTAAAATTATTAAATCCCGGTGATGAGGTAATTGCTGTAGATGATTTATATGGTGGAACTTATAGAATGTTCACAAGACTTTTTGAAAAATACCAATTGAAGTTTACTTTCGTAAATTTTGATGATGTTTCTAAAATTGCTGACGTTATCACAGATAATACAAAGCTGATCTGGGTGGAAACACCTACGAATCCTTTGATGAAATTGGTGGATATCAAAGCTGTTGTTGAAATTGCTAAAGGAAAAGATATTCTAGTAGCGGTTGATAATACTTTTGCAACTCCTTATATCCAAAGGCCAATCGACTTGGGTGCTGATATCGTAATGCATTCAGCTACAAAATACTTAGGCGGACATTCTGATGTTATTGCTGGGGCTCTTATCGCTAAAGATGCTGAATTGGGAGAAAAGTTACATTTCATCCAGTTTGCAAGTGGTGGTATATTAGGACCTCATGATTCTTATTTGGTATTAAGAGGAATTAAAACATTGGCATTAAGAATGCAAAGACATTCTGATAATGGGCTTGAAGTAGCAAAATATCTTGAAACTCATCCTGCTGTAGATAGAGTAATTTATCCGGGATTAGAGTCTCACGCACAATATGAATTGGCAAAATCTCAGATGAAAGAAGCTGGCGGAATGGTGTCTTTTACTTTCAAATCTGGAAAAAAAGAAGACGCAATCAAATTCTTAGAAAGAGTAAAAGTTTTCACATTAGCTGAATCTTTAGGTGGAGTAGAGTCTTTAGCCAATCACCCGGCATTAATGACGCATGCTTCTATTCCTGCAGAAAAAAGAGCTGAATTAGGTATCACAGACGATTTGGTTCGTTTAAGTGTTGGTATCGAAGATACAGAAGATCTTATTGGAGATTTAGAAAGAGCTTTTTCTTAA
- a CDS encoding GNAT family N-acetyltransferase — translation MKNTRKATTEDLPQLSELFDQYRVFYHKESDIPSAEKFLKERIEYKESELFVAETEGKLIGFVQLYPLFSSTRMKRYWILNDLYVNDSYRGKGYSKELIEEAKELCKSSGASGVLLETGKSNDIGNQLYPSCGFELYDSVNFYEWSNPDQ, via the coding sequence ATGAAAAACACAAGAAAAGCAACCACTGAGGATTTACCTCAGTTATCAGAATTGTTTGATCAATACAGGGTTTTTTATCACAAAGAATCTGATATTCCAAGTGCGGAAAAATTTCTAAAAGAAAGAATTGAATATAAAGAATCTGAACTCTTTGTTGCTGAAACAGAAGGTAAGTTGATAGGATTTGTTCAGCTATATCCTTTATTTTCCTCTACAAGAATGAAACGCTATTGGATATTGAATGATTTATATGTGAATGATTCTTACAGAGGAAAAGGCTATTCTAAGGAATTAATCGAAGAAGCTAAAGAACTATGTAAATCTTCAGGAGCCAGCGGAGTATTGTTGGAAACAGGAAAAAGCAATGATATCGGGAATCAGCTATATCCATCTTGTGGATTTGAATTATATGACTCTGTTAACTTTTATGAATGGAGTAACCCGGATCAATAA
- a CDS encoding DinB family protein — translation MTDFQKYIQRYLDQIPSEDWMGELNKSGEKTTEIYSTLTEEQSHFAYGEGKWTLKELLLHLSDTERVFQYRILAFARGEEAALPGFDENDYAARSFANERSLSSLLEEYKLVRKSSQILLETLNPSALANKGIASGNEITVETIGRLIVGHNYHHLHIIEERYLPNLL, via the coding sequence ATGACCGATTTTCAAAAATACATTCAAAGATATTTAGACCAGATTCCATCCGAAGACTGGATGGGAGAATTAAACAAATCAGGGGAGAAGACTACCGAAATTTATTCTACTCTTACTGAAGAGCAATCTCACTTTGCTTATGGAGAAGGGAAGTGGACATTGAAGGAGTTGCTTCTACATTTATCAGATACAGAAAGAGTGTTTCAGTACAGAATTCTTGCTTTTGCAAGAGGTGAGGAGGCCGCATTGCCAGGATTTGATGAAAATGATTATGCCGCCCGTTCTTTCGCCAATGAAAGAAGTTTAAGTTCCCTTTTAGAAGAATACAAATTGGTAAGAAAATCTTCTCAAATATTACTAGAAACACTTAATCCAAGTGCTTTAGCCAATAAAGGGATTGCCAGCGGAAATGAGATAACGGTTGAAACAATCGGAAGGCTTATTGTTGGACACAATTATCATCATTTGCATATTATTGAGGAAAGGTATTTGCCGAATTTGCTGTAA
- a CDS encoding L-threonylcarbamoyladenylate synthase translates to MENIINILKSGGTILYPTDTIWGIGCDATNVEAINKIFDIKKREKNKSMIILVESEKRLQDLVDVPEMAWEIIDLSEKPVTIVYENPKGLPKELLAEDGSIGIRLVKNDFCKKLITKLNKPLVSTSANFSGDKSPLKFSDISSEIINLVDYAVEEDREKVSKFSGSSVIKIWSDNRIKVLRE, encoded by the coding sequence ATGGAAAACATTATCAATATATTAAAATCCGGTGGAACGATTCTTTACCCCACAGATACTATCTGGGGGATTGGTTGTGACGCGACCAATGTCGAAGCGATCAATAAAATCTTTGATATCAAAAAGCGTGAGAAAAATAAATCCATGATCATTTTAGTGGAGTCTGAGAAAAGACTGCAGGACCTGGTAGATGTTCCGGAGATGGCTTGGGAGATCATTGACTTAAGTGAAAAACCGGTAACAATCGTCTATGAGAATCCAAAAGGCTTACCCAAGGAATTATTAGCAGAAGACGGAAGTATAGGAATCCGTTTAGTGAAAAATGATTTCTGTAAAAAACTGATTACAAAACTGAACAAACCTTTAGTGTCAACATCAGCCAATTTTAGTGGCGATAAAAGCCCATTAAAGTTTTCTGACATTTCCTCAGAAATAATCAATTTGGTTGATTATGCCGTGGAAGAAGATCGAGAAAAGGTTTCTAAGTTTTCAGGATCTTCGGTTATAAAAATATGGAGTGATAATAGAATAAAAGTTCTTCGGGAATAG
- a CDS encoding CCA tRNA nucleotidyltransferase, producing the protein MFINLTQNKNLKLFKIISEVAARNNQSVYIVGGYVRDLLMKRKASTDIDFVTEQSGIELAQSVAEEIDPKLKVSVFKTYGTAMIKYRDLELEFVGARKESYTENSRKPEVEGGTLEDDQKRRDFTINAMAISLNKDNFGELIDPFNGIEDLEKKILRTPLEPVQTYSDDPLRMMRAIRFASTLQFTIEENSLLAISQEVERIKIVSMERIMVEFNKIMMSEKPSIGLSLLGQTGLLKYIIPELIELKGVEEVEGQTHKDNFYHTLEVVDNISLNTDKLWLRWAALLHDIGKAPTKKFVEGTGWTFHGHEFLGSKMAKTLFQRLKLPLGPDLKYVQKMVKLSSRPIALITDDASDSALRRLLFDAGEDMEDLFTLCKADITTKNSKKQDKFKRNFEYVAVKIKEVEEKDQVRNFQPPISGEEIMEMFDLKPGREIGILKEKVKEAILEGEILNDHDEAKRFVIIEAEKLGLEAKI; encoded by the coding sequence ATGTTCATCAATCTTACTCAAAATAAAAATCTAAAGCTTTTTAAAATAATCTCGGAAGTAGCGGCCAGAAATAATCAGTCAGTATATATTGTTGGTGGGTATGTTCGGGATTTATTGATGAAAAGAAAAGCATCTACAGATATTGATTTTGTTACTGAGCAGAGTGGAATTGAACTTGCCCAAAGTGTAGCTGAAGAAATTGATCCTAAGTTAAAAGTTTCTGTTTTTAAGACCTATGGAACAGCGATGATCAAATATAGAGATCTTGAATTAGAATTTGTAGGAGCAAGAAAGGAAAGCTATACTGAAAATAGTCGTAAACCTGAAGTAGAAGGAGGCACACTGGAAGACGATCAGAAAAGAAGGGATTTTACCATTAATGCAATGGCTATCTCTTTGAACAAAGATAATTTTGGAGAACTTATTGATCCTTTTAATGGGATAGAAGATCTTGAAAAGAAAATTTTAAGAACACCTTTAGAGCCTGTCCAGACTTATTCTGACGATCCACTGAGAATGATGAGGGCAATTCGTTTTGCCTCTACCTTACAGTTTACAATAGAAGAAAATTCATTATTGGCGATCAGTCAGGAAGTAGAAAGAATTAAAATAGTTTCTATGGAAAGGATCATGGTGGAATTTAATAAAATTATGATGTCTGAAAAGCCATCTATCGGATTAAGTTTATTAGGACAGACAGGGCTTTTAAAATACATTATCCCAGAGTTAATAGAGCTGAAAGGAGTAGAAGAGGTAGAAGGACAAACCCATAAAGACAATTTTTATCATACTTTGGAAGTGGTAGATAATATCTCGTTAAATACAGATAAACTCTGGCTACGTTGGGCAGCATTGCTTCATGATATTGGAAAAGCTCCCACAAAGAAATTTGTTGAGGGAACGGGCTGGACATTTCATGGACACGAGTTTTTAGGTTCAAAAATGGCAAAAACGCTTTTTCAAAGACTTAAATTACCTTTAGGTCCAGATTTAAAGTATGTCCAGAAAATGGTAAAACTTTCATCCCGTCCAATTGCTTTGATTACAGATGATGCATCCGATTCTGCATTAAGAAGGCTATTGTTTGATGCCGGTGAAGATATGGAAGATCTGTTTACACTTTGTAAAGCAGATATAACGACGAAAAATTCTAAAAAACAGGATAAGTTCAAACGTAATTTTGAATATGTTGCTGTCAAAATAAAAGAGGTTGAAGAAAAAGACCAGGTAAGAAACTTTCAGCCCCCAATTTCAGGAGAAGAAATTATGGAGATGTTTGATCTTAAACCGGGACGCGAGATTGGGATTTTAAAAGAAAAAGTAAAAGAAGCTATTTTAGAAGGTGAAATTTTAAATGACCATGATGAGGCGAAAAGATTCGTAATTATTGAAGCTGAAAAATTAGGACTAGAAGCTAAAATTTAA
- a CDS encoding YncE family protein produces MKITKLLQLLFATVLLFNISCSNNDDDTLPVITYENGFLIANEGNFGKPNAEVTFVSRDLTFSQNSIFSKNNGTQLGDVLQSVAFNGDKAYLLLNNSNKIQVVNRYTFKSTGTITDQIDQPRYVAVTTNNVYVTNDKYNGAKYVSIYKSSDLSFVKKITFNDAVERIVEAGGNIFVQNASFGFGNKITYINTSNNEIQSVITLPNGNINRTISYNGNVYVIASEATDSYIYQISNTGNITKTTTLTGIANATNLQIDGGKYFFSSANKVYSMNMTSNITPTTPIITAVDGGQYYTLYGFSVVDGKIFTSDVKNFTEDSEITVYTTSGSKIKSFTTGKGSNGVYLN; encoded by the coding sequence ATGAAAATAACTAAACTCTTACAACTTTTATTTGCTACCGTATTGCTATTCAATATTTCGTGTAGTAACAATGATGATGATACATTACCAGTAATTACTTATGAAAATGGTTTCTTAATCGCTAATGAAGGGAATTTTGGAAAGCCTAATGCAGAAGTAACTTTTGTTTCAAGAGATCTGACTTTTAGCCAGAACAGTATTTTTTCTAAAAACAATGGAACTCAACTGGGAGATGTTTTACAATCTGTAGCATTCAATGGTGACAAAGCATATCTTCTGTTGAACAATTCCAATAAAATTCAAGTGGTTAACCGTTATACTTTTAAAAGTACAGGTACAATTACTGATCAAATTGATCAGCCTCGTTATGTTGCCGTTACTACTAATAACGTATATGTAACTAACGATAAGTATAACGGTGCAAAATATGTAAGCATTTATAAAAGCTCAGATTTATCTTTCGTTAAAAAAATTACGTTCAATGATGCTGTAGAAAGAATTGTTGAAGCTGGAGGAAACATTTTTGTTCAAAATGCAAGTTTTGGTTTTGGAAACAAAATTACCTACATCAATACTTCAAATAATGAAATACAATCTGTAATCACATTACCAAACGGAAATATCAACAGAACTATTTCTTATAATGGAAATGTTTATGTTATTGCTTCAGAAGCTACAGATTCCTATATTTATCAGATCTCTAATACTGGAAACATTACCAAAACGACTACTTTAACAGGTATTGCTAATGCCACCAATCTTCAGATAGATGGCGGGAAGTATTTCTTCTCTTCTGCCAACAAAGTATATTCAATGAATATGACATCTAATATCACTCCTACAACTCCTATTATTACAGCTGTAGACGGTGGACAATATTATACTTTATATGGATTTAGCGTTGTAGATGGAAAAATCTTCACATCAGACGTTAAAAACTTCACTGAAGACAGTGAAATTACAGTATATACAACTTCAGGATCAAAAATTAAGTCCTTTACAACGGGTAAAGGTTCTAATGGTGTATATCTGAATTAA
- a CDS encoding TonB-dependent receptor plug domain-containing protein: MKKTLVLLLSSSAYFFCLGQEKAIDTVYIFDNQMNKVKLFHKVNTITPQDVEKNSTNLSELLRFQSSVYIKENGRGAVSSPSFRGTTAQQTAFVWNGININSIFLGQGDINNIPLFGYDQIGIKAGGGSVIYGSGAIGGSIHLNNNLGFNDGFKASLYSEAGSFNTFNNFAQAAYSNDKFSFKVSGNHSISQNDYEVEEKNYLNRNGKYYNTTFNVGISYKIANHQTLSWQSQFFDSAQNYPIFVENGNRTRYETQSTRSLLSWDINKSKFSNSLKAAYTEENFQYFGNYNAPKTSGSTGKNYIFKNDFNYFIVPKLNFNVITEFQVNKGEGYQPVIPGIKTEGIGNVSRNVGSVAGLLRYFPTKDLRFEAGVKKDFVENINAPLLYSFSGKWDPLQWYSVGLNISKNFRFPTFNELYWNPGGNLDLKPETSFQIDMDHDFKFGAFKLTLSPYYLNISDNIVWLPTEYGYWSPVNINKVESYGLESQITFDKKFNEHHFRFNVGYTFAKSINKETKNQMVYVPLHKVFGNFDYQYDFLKFYVQGLFNGLTYTTTDEKREDALDPYFVLNTGISATILKKYIIGFKVNNLTNTVYETVSYYPMPKRNYSISATINF, from the coding sequence ATGAAAAAAACTTTAGTACTACTTTTATCGTCATCTGCCTATTTTTTTTGTCTGGGACAGGAGAAAGCAATTGACACCGTGTATATTTTTGACAACCAAATGAATAAAGTAAAGCTTTTTCATAAGGTAAATACGATTACTCCACAAGATGTGGAAAAAAACTCCACCAATCTTTCAGAGCTTCTACGTTTCCAGTCCAGCGTTTACATTAAAGAAAATGGCCGTGGTGCTGTATCTTCGCCTTCATTTAGGGGAACAACTGCACAACAGACTGCTTTTGTATGGAATGGGATTAATATTAACTCCATATTTCTTGGACAAGGAGACATTAATAATATCCCTTTATTCGGATATGATCAGATCGGAATAAAAGCAGGTGGTGGAAGTGTCATTTATGGAAGTGGTGCTATTGGAGGAAGCATTCACCTCAATAACAATTTAGGCTTTAATGATGGCTTCAAAGCATCTTTATATTCTGAGGCAGGTTCTTTTAACACCTTTAATAATTTTGCTCAAGCTGCCTATAGCAATGATAAGTTCAGTTTTAAAGTTTCGGGAAATCACTCGATCAGTCAGAATGATTATGAAGTTGAAGAGAAAAATTACCTAAACAGAAACGGGAAATATTACAATACAACATTTAATGTTGGTATATCATACAAAATTGCCAATCATCAAACCCTTTCGTGGCAAAGTCAGTTTTTTGATTCCGCTCAAAACTATCCCATTTTTGTCGAAAATGGGAACAGAACAAGATATGAGACACAAAGTACCAGAAGCTTACTTTCTTGGGACATCAATAAAAGTAAATTTTCGAATAGCCTAAAAGCAGCTTATACAGAAGAAAACTTTCAATATTTCGGCAATTATAACGCTCCAAAAACAAGTGGATCTACAGGAAAGAATTACATTTTTAAAAATGATTTTAACTATTTCATTGTTCCAAAACTGAATTTTAATGTAATTACTGAATTTCAGGTGAATAAAGGAGAAGGATATCAGCCCGTCATCCCAGGTATAAAAACAGAGGGAATTGGAAATGTAAGTAGAAATGTGGGATCTGTGGCTGGATTATTACGCTATTTCCCAACGAAAGATCTGCGTTTTGAGGCTGGAGTAAAAAAAGATTTTGTTGAAAATATAAATGCACCTCTGCTTTATTCATTTTCCGGAAAATGGGATCCTCTACAATGGTACAGCGTAGGTTTGAATATATCCAAAAACTTCAGATTTCCTACTTTCAATGAGCTGTATTGGAATCCCGGGGGAAACCTTGATTTAAAACCAGAAACATCATTCCAGATAGATATGGATCATGATTTTAAATTTGGTGCGTTTAAACTTACATTAAGCCCATATTATCTTAATATTTCAGACAATATTGTTTGGCTTCCTACAGAATACGGTTATTGGTCTCCTGTAAATATCAACAAGGTGGAATCTTATGGTTTAGAATCTCAGATTACATTTGATAAAAAATTCAATGAACACCATTTCAGATTCAATGTTGGATATACCTTTGCCAAATCAATTAACAAAGAAACTAAGAACCAGATGGTATATGTCCCACTTCATAAAGTTTTTGGAAATTTTGATTATCAGTACGATTTCTTAAAATTTTATGTTCAAGGTTTATTTAACGGTCTTACATATACCACAACCGATGAAAAAAGAGAAGACGCCCTGGATCCTTATTTTGTTTTAAACACTGGAATTTCGGCAACCATCCTAAAAAAATACATCATAGGGTTTAAAGTAAATAATTTAACCAATACTGTTTATGAAACGGTATCCTATTATCCTATGCCAAAACGAAACTACAGTATTTCAGCAACAATAAATTTTTAA
- a CDS encoding cytidine deaminase, which translates to MKKDIQIGYEYFKNSSELNDIEKKLFERAKLARENAYAPYSEFFVGCSILLENGEIFSGNNQENAAFPSGLCAERTALFWVGANFPDQKIKKIFIVGGPKEFSEKNPPIPPCGACRQSLMEYETKQNENIDLYFSSMNDEIVKVHSIKDLLPFYFDATFL; encoded by the coding sequence ATGAAAAAAGACATACAGATCGGCTATGAATACTTTAAAAATAGTAGCGAACTGAACGATATAGAAAAAAAACTTTTCGAAAGAGCGAAACTAGCTCGTGAAAATGCTTATGCCCCTTATTCTGAGTTTTTTGTTGGCTGTTCCATTTTGCTGGAAAACGGTGAAATTTTCTCTGGAAACAATCAGGAAAATGCAGCCTTTCCTTCAGGACTTTGTGCTGAGAGAACAGCTTTATTCTGGGTTGGTGCTAACTTTCCGGATCAAAAGATCAAAAAGATCTTTATCGTGGGCGGACCTAAAGAATTTTCTGAAAAGAATCCTCCTATCCCTCCATGTGGAGCGTGCAGACAAAGTTTAATGGAGTACGAAACAAAGCAAAATGAAAATATTGATCTTTATTTCTCAAGCATGAATGATGAGATTGTAAAAGTTCATTCCATTAAAGATCTACTACCTTTCTATTTTGATGCTACGTTTTTATAA